The genomic region AAACTAAGGAATGGAAGAGGCAAACCTACTACCGGCATTATCCCAATTGTCATTCCAATATTGATAACAAAGTGGAAAAACAATAATGTTAGAATTCCAACAACAAGGAGGCTATGGAATTCACTTTTTTCTTTTGCGAGCCAGGTTATTTTTAACAAACGTAAAAATACAAACAAAAATAATGAGATTGTAATAACGCTTCCTATAAAGCCAAACTCTTCTCCAATTACACAAAAAATAAAATCGGTCCATTGTTCCGGAATAAATCTTAATTGTGTTTGATTACCGCTTAAAAATCCTTTTCCAAAAAAACCACCTGATCCTATTGCAACTCTTGCTTGTATGGCATTATATCCAGAACCAAGAGGATCTGCAGTTGGATCAAGAAAAGTTGCTATCCTGCGCTGCTGATGCGGACTCATTATATTATAAACAGATTCAAAGAAAAATCCAGCGGATAAATTAATTACAAATAACGAAGCGCTGAGAAAAAGATTTTTCTTAAAATATATTAATGCCAGAATTACCAACACTAAAACAGCAATAAAAATTGTTGTTCCGAACATATAAGCCAATACTACTATTGGTGGCGAAAGTACAACAAACAAACCGAATAAACTTATTCCTTTCCAATATAAGAGAGTTAAAATTATCGCCGCAAAAACAAATGTTGTTCCTACATCTGGTTGAAGTAGTATTAATATAATTGGTAATGTTCCAATTAAAAGCGCAATTACAATATCTTTTATTGATTCTATATTAGTTTTATCTCTGCTTAAAAAATAAGACAATAAAAAAATGACACCAATTTTTGCAAATTCCGAAGGTTGAAATCCAAACGGACCAAAGTCCAGCCAGCTTTTTGAACCATAGACTCTTCGTCCAATAAAAATAACTGCTATAAGAAATAATATGCTGAATAGGTAAGAAGGCAGCGGTAAAAGATTAATTATTCTTGTAGGAATAAAATAAACAATAAAAAAAACAACAAGAGCAAGTATTGCTGAATAAAGTTGTTTGTAAAAATTACCACCGGCTGTTGGATGATGTAAAGTTGAACTGTAAATTGCTAATAATCCAATTACAATCAGCAATAATGCAGAACCAACTAAAAGAATATCAAACTTATCTTCGAACTGATAATCAATTCGGGAGCGACGCCGTAATAACATTTTCTTCTGCTTTTTTAAGATTTTCAGGTGGATTCTTTTTTTTCAAATATTCCTGTATTACTGCTTTAGCAATTGGAGCTGCCCAAGTTGCACCAAATCCTGCATTTTCCACAAATACTGCCACAGCAATTTTAGGATCTTCATATGGAGCAAAACCAATAAACCATGCATGATCTTTACCATGTGGATTTTGTGCTGTTCCAGTTTTTCCTGCGACATTTATACCAGGCAATCTCACTCCAGTTGCTGTACCTGCCCCATTAACTACTAAGAACATCCCCTCTTTAACAATGTCCATTGTTTTTTTACTAACTTTAGTATCAACAATTGGAAAACTAAGAGGTACAAGTTTTTTATTTGCATCAAGGTAACCTTTAACTAAATGAGGTCTATATGATTTTCCATCATTAGCAATTAAAGATACATACTGTGCAAGTTGAAGAGGAGTAACGCTTAATTCCCCTTGTCCAATCCCTAAACTAACTATAAAACCTTTTGTCCAACCATTTTTACCATAACGTTTATTATAATATTCTGTCGAAGGTAAAATACCAGGCCTTTCTTCATTTATATCAATACCAGTTCTTTGACCAAAACCAAATCGTCTTCCATATTCTGACCATTTATCTAATCCAATTTTCAGAATCAATTGATAAAAGAATGAGTTGCAGGATTTTTCAATTGCATGAACTACGTTTAATGATCCGTGATTTCCACCATGGCATTTAAAAAATCTTCCAAAATAAAAACCACCCCCGCAATAAAAAGTATTTTCGGTAGTTATAATTCCTTCTTCCAATGCTGCTATGGCGGCTAATATTTTAAATGTGGAGCCAGGTGGATTAGCTGAAAGAGTTGCTCTGTTAAAAAGTGGTTTGTCCGGGTCGGCATTTATTTCCTGCCAAATATCTTTGGAAGTAACTGTAGTAAAATCATTAAGGTTGAATTCCGGCGAGCTAACAAATGCTAAAACTTCTCCTGTTTTTGGTTCAATAGCAACTAAAGCACCATTCTTTCCTTCAAATCCTTTTTCAGCAATACGTTGTATATCAGCATCAATTGTTAAAACTAAATCATCTCCTTTAATTGAATTTTTATCATTGATCCCTTCCTTAAACCTGCCAATTTCTTTACGCTTCGAATCAACCAGGATATATTTAATTCCTTTTTGCCCGCGCAAATATTTTTCATAAGTTTTTTCTATGCCGGCATTTCCAATAAAATCACCCATTTCATAATACTTGTCCGCTTCAAGCTGTTTTTTACCAACTTCCTTTGTATAGCCAAACATATGTGAACCTTTGATGCTGTCTTCATAAGCTCTTTCAAGCTCTACCATATAACTAACACCAGGAAGCTTTTCGGCATTCTCCTCAACCCAGGATACAACTTGAAAGCTAACATCACGCTGAATTCTAATTGGGATGTATTTAGAATAAATACTATTGTTGGTTAATATTTTTCCGATAAAGCCAGAATCGGAACCAAGAACAGTTTCTATAAGATGATCCAATTTTCTATCATAGATTGAAGGTGTAATAATCAATGTGAAGGAAGGTTTGTTATTAACAAGAACTTTATAATTTCTATCGTAAAAAACACCGCGCAATGGAGTTTGTACAATCCCTTTTATACTATTATCAGCAGATTGTTCGTCATAAATTCCCTGTTTGATAATTTGCATATTGAATAGTTGAATGACAATAATTGCGAATGTTCCAATCACAATTAAGAATAAAATCCTTCTTCTTAAATCGATTCCGGTATTTGTTTGGGTAGTCATGTATAAATCTTTTTTGAATAAAATATTATTAATGGAATTGCTATACAAGCCGAATATAAGCCCGGAAGAATTCCCTGTTCAAAAAATAACACAACAAAATTTGTTTGAAGTTCATTTGTTGAAAAGAAGGAATAGACAATTGAATCAAGCGTTCCTACAACTAAAATTATAAAAAGCAGCATAAATGATTTTATATTTTCATCTATTTTGTTTTCATTAAAAAAATAGCCGGCTACAAATCCGCTTAATGTTTTGGAAAACATCGCACTCCCAATTATTCCCCCAGAAAAAAGATCGAATAAAAGTCCAAACATACAACCTAAAATTATTCCGTTTAGTTGACCCATTTGAAGAGTAAAATAAACTAAAAGGATTAATATTAAATCTGGCGCTATCTGTCTGTAAGAAAGGAATGGAATTATTGTTAGCTGCAGAATTGCCAGAATAAGAAATAAAACTATTGCCTTAAAATATAATACACGCATTTATTTTGTTCTAAAAAGATTTAATTCCAAATTATTTTTTACTGTGCTTGGTATAAAACCAATTACAAAAATATTTTCAGCACGAATAAAATCCACATACGGAGTAACAATGATGTTATTAAACATTCCAGTTTTATCTCTTGTTCCTCCGGAAACTACTCCAACCGGAATTGAAGGAGGAAATTTTGTGCTGAAATCTGATGTAACAATTCGATCCCCAACTTCCATATCAAAAGATTTTGGAACATTTTTAATGATTAACTCGGCGCCATTCCATTCAATTATTCCATCGTAGCGGCTTCGTTGATTTTTTATAGCCAGCTTTAATTCGCGATGCATCAGGGTTCTAACTGAAGCATAATCTTTTGAAGTATTAACAACAATACCAATCAATCCTTGATCATTAATAACCGGCATACCAGGTTTAATATTTTCATTTATTCCTGCATTTATTACAAAATTTCCCTGCGATGCTGAAGCAAATTTTGAAATTATTTTTGCGGCAATCAACGGAAAAGCGGAAGAATCTTTTAATCCCAGCATTCGCTTCAATTCTTCGTTTTGAATTCCATACTCACGTAACCGGTTAACTTCCAGCATTAAACGAGCATTAACTTCTTTTATTCTGCTGTTTTCAAAACTGTTTTGAAATGGTGTTATGATATTTGAAAATGCCGAAGTTAGAATTGCAAAACTACTAAACGCAACGGATTTTACTTTTTTAACAGGAGGTTTATTGCTTTGTGAAAGTAAGATAAGACTTATCAACAATAAAACTACTAAAACTATGTATTCTTTAAAACCATTCCAGATTTTATTAAATAAGCTTAGCATCAATATCTTCTATGTCGTAGAAAAACTTTCGAGTACTTGTTAAAATTATCAATAGCTTTTCCTGCTCCTCTAACAACTGCAGTAAGAGGATCTTCCGCAATATGAACTGGTAGATTTGTTTCCATCCTGATTCTTTCATCTATTCCTTTTAATAAAGCACCACCACCAGTTATCATAACTCCACGGTCCAAAATATCAGCCGAAAGTTCTGGAGGCGTTCTTTCTAAAGATTGTTTAACAGCTTCAACTATCTGAACAATATTTTCATTTAAAGCTTCTCTAATTTCAACTGAACTGACTTCCGCAGTTTTAGGAACTCCACCGACCAAATCTCTTCCTTTAACCTGAACTGTAATTTCTTCCTTTAACGGAACAGCAGAACCAACTTCGCATTTAATTGCTTCCGCAGTTCTTTCCCCAATTAGCAGGTTATGATTTTTTTTGAAAAATTGCATAATTGCATTATTCATTTCATCACCGGCAATTCGAATCGATTCTTCGTTTACAATTCCAGCTAACGCAATTACAGCTATTTCCGTTGTTCCACCACCAATATCTATAATCATATTTCCAACTGGTGCTTCAACGTCAATTCCAATTCCAATAGCAGCAGCCATTGGTTCCGCAATCAGATGAACTTCTTTTGCACCTGCGTGCTCTGCGCTGTCTCTAACAGCTCTTTTCTCCACTTCAGTAACTCCGCTTGGAACAGCAATTACAATTCTCCGGCTGGATAGCATTCCACCGCTAACTTTTTTAATAAATGCTTTTATCATTCCCTCTGCAATTTCAAAATCGGCAATAACTCCATCGCGCATAGGGCGTGTTACTCTTATTTCTTTATGCTCCCTCCCCTGCATTTCTTTTGCTTTGTTACCAAGTGCAATTATTCTTTTTGAACTTCGATCGTATGCTACAATTGAAGGTTCATTAAGAACAATGCCTTTACCTTTTACATAAATTAATGTATTTGCAGTTCCTAAATCAATTGCTATATCAGTGGAGAAAAAGTCAAAAATTCCCATAAATCCTCTTAATGCTTAAAATTTCTTATTCCGGTAAATACCATCGAAAGATTTCTTTCATTTGCTGCTTGAATAACTTCACTATCTCTAACAGAACCTCCAGGCTGAATTACTGCTGTAACACCATTGTTAGCTATTTCAACCAGTCCATCTGCGAAAGGAAAAAAGGCATCTGAAGCCGCAACGGCTCCAGTTAAATCGTGTCCAAATTCCTTTGCTTTCATTGCACCAATTTTTGCAGAATCAACCCTGGACATTTGACCAGCACCTACACCTAAAACTTTTTGATCCTTAACATACACTATAGCATTTGACTTTGTGTGTTTGCATAAAATCCAGGCAAAAAGTAAATCTTCAATCTCCTTTTTAGTTGGATTATTTTTAGTAACTATTGTCAAATCATTTTCGCCAATTTTGGAATTATCTTTTCCCTGAGCAATTAAACCACCAGGAATATTCTTGAACATCATTTCATCATGTGGCAGAGATTTAAGAACTTTAACAATTCTTCTGTTCTTTTTAGTAAATAATAAATCAAGTGCTTCTTTTGTAAAATCCGGGGCGCATATAATTTCCAAAAATATTTCATTTAGCTTTGCAGCTAAAGTTTCATCTACTACCGAATTAAACGAAACTATTCCCCCATATGCAGAAACAGGATCACCTGAAAACGCTTTGTTGAAAGCATCTAAAACATTAACACTTGTTCCAGCACCACAAGGATTAGTGTGTTTAACAATCACACACGAATTTTCAGGAAGATCTTGAATAATTTCAACGGAGGCTACCAGGTCTATTATGTTGTTGTATGATATTTCCTTACCGTGTAAAATCTCAAAATAATTATCAAACTCACCAAAGAGAGATGCCTGTTGATGCGGGTTCTCTCCATATCTTAATGATTGGGTCAACTTATAATTTAATCTAATTGCTTCTTTGGGTTGATCAAAAGTTTTTTCTAAAAAGTTTGCTATGAGTGTATCGTAATATGAAGTATAAGAAAATGCTTCTGAAGCTAATTTTTCTTTTGTGTGGATACTAATCTCGCCAGTTTGAAGTTCAGAAATGAAATCCGAATACTGCTCTGGCTTAGTAAGGATAGAAATGAATTTATAATTTTTTGCAGCAGCCCGTATTAAACTTGGTCCGCCAATATCAATGTTTTCAATTTTAGTCACTAAATCAATATCCTCTCTATCAACTACTTTTGGGAATGGATAAAGATTAACACAAACAATATCTATTGGCATAATACCATTTTCTTTTGCTTCTTTCAAATCATTCTCAATATCTCTTCGCATAAGAATGCCGCCAAATATTTTTGGTTGGAGAGTTTTTACTCGTCCAGAAAATATTTCTGGAAATGAAGTGAAGTTACTTATCTCAGTACAAGGAATATTATTTTCAATAATAACTTTTGCGGTGTTACCAGTTGCCAAAATCTCAAAGTTTAAACTAGCAAGGTTCTTTGCAAACTCAACTATCCCAGTCTTATCAGATACACTTATCAAAGCAAACTTTTTCAATAAATCCTCAGAACCTTTAGTTTATAATAAAAACTCTATTTTCAGTTATTAAAATTTTATCTTCCGATATTTTTTTAATTACAAATGGAAGAAGTTCATGTTCAACTTTCAAAACTCTTTCAGCAATATCTTCGGGGGTCTGCACATCAGAAATGTCCACTGCCTTTTGTGCAATTATTTTTCCATGATCATAAATTTTATCAACAAAATGAACTGAAGCGCCGGATATTTTAGCTGAAGAATTAAATACAGCTCGATGAACATTTAATCCATACATCCCTTCACCACCAAATGAAGGAAGTAGCGCTGGATGAATATTTATAATCCGGTTCTGATATTTTTCAACTATTTCATCAGGGATTTTTTTTAAGAATCCTGCAAGCACAACTAAATCAATTTCAAGTTCATCAAGTAATTTAGACAGACTCTCAAACTTAATATAACCAGCTTTTTCATATTTACTAACGAAATAAAAAGGAATTGAATTAGCTTTGGCTAATTCAACTGCAAGACATTCGTCCTTATCCGAAAAAAGAGCTTTTATTTCGATGTTTAGATAGTTGCTGGATTTGGCATTTAGAATTGCCCTTAGATTTGAACCTCGTCCAGAAACAAATACTGCTAATCTTAACATATTTAACTATTCAACGTGGTAAAAATTAGTTAAATCGCCTTTAATAATCAATGTAAACAATAGCATCTCAAAAACAATTAAATATAAAATGAAAGAAAAATAATCTTAGTAAAACATTAAATCGAGAGTTTTATCTTTAAACCATTTATAAAAGCCGTTAGTTTTGTTTGATAATCATAATCAGTTGAACTTTCTGCTTTTTCCAGGTAGTGGGTTGCTTCACTTTTATTATTTAATTTTACAAAAGCTCTGGCAATATAATATTCGGCAAATGGTTTAATCCAGGTTTCTCCGGATACATTATAACTGCAAGCTTTAATTCCATATTCAACAGATTCCTGAGTTCTTCCAAGTTCAAAACAAACATCGCTCAAATAAAGATTCACTTCTGCTTTAAGTTTTTCAGAATTTAATTTTGGCAATAAAGTCGTAAGGGAATCAAATGCTTCTTTAAATTTTCCTGATTCAATCAAGTTGGAAGCTTTAAGCGAACTAATTTCATTATCTGATAAAGTTCTATCAAAATAGATTTCGCTTTTGCGTTTTGCATAAAGATCATCCTGAATATCAAGATTTCCATTCCTTGCAAGTATATAATATTTTTTACCTTCGTCTCTTCTATCAGTAAGTTCATAACAGATCGCTATTCGGTAGTAAGCAATACCAGAATAATCAGTTTCTGTAGATGAAGAAAGAAATTTATTATAGTAATTAATTGCAGAATCAAAATTGTTTTTCCTAAATATAATTTCCCCAACTAAAAAATTTGAAAAAGCAGTTACTTGCTTAAAATTAGGATTATTTATTTTTATTATCTGTCTAAGGATTTTTTCAGCTTCAGTTGGTTTTTTACTTTTGATTAATACAACTGCATAGGAATACTGGAAAAGAACATTTGCAGGGAATTCCTTTACTAATTGTTTAAGATATCCGAGTGAGGTGTTGTAATCAATGAGTGTCTCAGAATAAATTTGGGACAAGTAATATGCAGCTTCTGTTTTAGAAAAATTTCCGTTTCTGTATGCCCATTTCAAATAATTTATTCCTTCTTCCCTGTTTCCGGAAAGTCCCGCGATTTTTAGTGCCCATTTAAAAACGCCTGGTACAAGGCTTAATGCGTAATTAAATAAACCTAAACCTAGGTAAGCATCATACATTTTAGGATTTTTTTCTAAAACTTCTTTTAAATATTTGTTCGAATTTTTTACCGCCCAAACAGAACTTAACTGGCTGTTGGATTTCATCAACGCCATTGCTCTAAATCCATAATTTGCGCCAAGTACATAAAGTGCGGTTTCATCTTCGGCATTTTCTTCAATAATTTTTTGTGCTTTTTCAATTGCAATGTCAGAAAACTTAAAAAACTTATCATAGTCATCTTTGTCTTTATTGCTCATATAAGTCCAAAGGTATATGCTTGATTTATAATGGTATCCTCTGGGATCATTTGGATTTTTAGAAATAATTCTATCAAAAGCAGCCTCTGCTTTTTCAAGCTGGAAATTATATGAATAATCTAATCCTTGTTTTATCAGATTATTTATTTCTGATTGCCCGAAAAGTTTAAGTGATAAACTACAGATTAAAAAAGTGAGAACAATTTTTTTCATCAACTTAATGCTTTAATACTTTGTGAATAAATGAGGGAGGCTTTTACGAATTCTCTAAACAGAGGATGTGCTTTTGTAGCTCGTGATTTCAATTCAGGATGAAACTGGCATCCAACAAACCATGGATGATTCTGTAATTCAATCATCTCAACCAGTAATCCATCCGGCGATAAACCGCTGAAAATCATACCATTCTGTTCCAGCACTTCTCTAAAATCATTATTTACTTCAAAACGATGTCTATGACGTTCCGAGATTTCTATTGAATTATAAGCTTCAAATGCTTTGGTGTTTTCTTTTAAGTTACAAGGATATGCACCCAATCTCATCGAGCCACCAAGGTTTTTTACTTTTTTCTGGTCTGGCATAATATGAATAACATTATACTTATTTTTTACAAACTCCGCGCTGTTAGCTTTTTTAATTCCACACACATTACGGGCATAATCAATTACAGCGCACTGCAAACCAAGGCATATTCCAAAGAAGGGAAT from Ignavibacteriales bacterium harbors:
- the mreD gene encoding rod shape-determining protein MreD produces the protein MRVLYFKAIVLFLILAILQLTIIPFLSYRQIAPDLILILLVYFTLQMGQLNGIILGCMFGLLFDLFSGGIIGSAMFSKTLSGFVAGYFFNENKIDENIKSFMLLFIILVVGTLDSIVYSFFSTNELQTNFVVLFFEQGILPGLYSACIAIPLIIFYSKKIYT
- the mrdA gene encoding penicillin-binding protein 2 → MTTQTNTGIDLRRRILFLIVIGTFAIIVIQLFNMQIIKQGIYDEQSADNSIKGIVQTPLRGVFYDRNYKVLVNNKPSFTLIITPSIYDRKLDHLIETVLGSDSGFIGKILTNNSIYSKYIPIRIQRDVSFQVVSWVEENAEKLPGVSYMVELERAYEDSIKGSHMFGYTKEVGKKQLEADKYYEMGDFIGNAGIEKTYEKYLRGQKGIKYILVDSKRKEIGRFKEGINDKNSIKGDDLVLTIDADIQRIAEKGFEGKNGALVAIEPKTGEVLAFVSSPEFNLNDFTTVTSKDIWQEINADPDKPLFNRATLSANPPGSTFKILAAIAALEEGIITTENTFYCGGGFYFGRFFKCHGGNHGSLNVVHAIEKSCNSFFYQLILKIGLDKWSEYGRRFGFGQRTGIDINEERPGILPSTEYYNKRYGKNGWTKGFIVSLGIGQGELSVTPLQLAQYVSLIANDGKSYRPHLVKGYLDANKKLVPLSFPIVDTKVSKKTMDIVKEGMFLVVNGAGTATGVRLPGINVAGKTGTAQNPHGKDHAWFIGFAPYEDPKIAVAVFVENAGFGATWAAPIAKAVIQEYLKKKNPPENLKKAEENVITASLPN
- the mreC gene encoding rod shape-determining protein MreC translates to MLSLFNKIWNGFKEYIVLVVLLLISLILLSQSNKPPVKKVKSVAFSSFAILTSAFSNIITPFQNSFENSRIKEVNARLMLEVNRLREYGIQNEELKRMLGLKDSSAFPLIAAKIISKFASASQGNFVINAGINENIKPGMPVINDQGLIGIVVNTSKDYASVRTLMHRELKLAIKNQRSRYDGIIEWNGAELIIKNVPKSFDMEVGDRIVTSDFSTKFPPSIPVGVVSGGTRDKTGMFNNIIVTPYVDFIRAENIFVIGFIPSTVKNNLELNLFRTK
- a CDS encoding rod shape-determining protein, whose translation is MGIFDFFSTDIAIDLGTANTLIYVKGKGIVLNEPSIVAYDRSSKRIIALGNKAKEMQGREHKEIRVTRPMRDGVIADFEIAEGMIKAFIKKVSGGMLSSRRIVIAVPSGVTEVEKRAVRDSAEHAGAKEVHLIAEPMAAAIGIGIDVEAPVGNMIIDIGGGTTEIAVIALAGIVNEESIRIAGDEMNNAIMQFFKKNHNLLIGERTAEAIKCEVGSAVPLKEEITVQVKGRDLVGGVPKTAEVSSVEIREALNENIVQIVEAVKQSLERTPPELSADILDRGVMITGGGALLKGIDERIRMETNLPVHIAEDPLTAVVRGAGKAIDNFNKYSKVFLRHRRY
- the rodA gene encoding rod shape-determining protein RodA, with product MLLRRRSRIDYQFEDKFDILLVGSALLLIVIGLLAIYSSTLHHPTAGGNFYKQLYSAILALVVFFIVYFIPTRIINLLPLPSYLFSILFLIAVIFIGRRVYGSKSWLDFGPFGFQPSEFAKIGVIFLLSYFLSRDKTNIESIKDIVIALLIGTLPIILILLQPDVGTTFVFAAIILTLLYWKGISLFGLFVVLSPPIVVLAYMFGTTIFIAVLVLVILALIYFKKNLFLSASLFVINLSAGFFFESVYNIMSPHQQRRIATFLDPTADPLGSGYNAIQARVAIGSGGFFGKGFLSGNQTQLRFIPEQWTDFIFCVIGEEFGFIGSVITISLFLFVFLRLLKITWLAKEKSEFHSLLVVGILTLLFFHFVINIGMTIGIMPVVGLPLPFLSFGGSSLLVNMFLIGVAANIYRNRKQYT
- a CDS encoding DUF3808 domain-containing protein, whose protein sequence is MKKIVLTFLICSLSLKLFGQSEINNLIKQGLDYSYNFQLEKAEAAFDRIISKNPNDPRGYHYKSSIYLWTYMSNKDKDDYDKFFKFSDIAIEKAQKIIEENAEDETALYVLGANYGFRAMALMKSNSQLSSVWAVKNSNKYLKEVLEKNPKMYDAYLGLGLFNYALSLVPGVFKWALKIAGLSGNREEGINYLKWAYRNGNFSKTEAAYYLSQIYSETLIDYNTSLGYLKQLVKEFPANVLFQYSYAVVLIKSKKPTEAEKILRQIIKINNPNFKQVTAFSNFLVGEIIFRKNNFDSAINYYNKFLSSSTETDYSGIAYYRIAICYELTDRRDEGKKYYILARNGNLDIQDDLYAKRKSEIYFDRTLSDNEISSLKASNLIESGKFKEAFDSLTTLLPKLNSEKLKAEVNLYLSDVCFELGRTQESVEYGIKACSYNVSGETWIKPFAEYYIARAFVKLNNKSEATHYLEKAESSTDYDYQTKLTAFINGLKIKLSI
- the purN gene encoding phosphoribosylglycinamide formyltransferase — encoded protein: MLRLAVFVSGRGSNLRAILNAKSSNYLNIEIKALFSDKDECLAVELAKANSIPFYFVSKYEKAGYIKFESLSKLLDELEIDLVVLAGFLKKIPDEIVEKYQNRIINIHPALLPSFGGEGMYGLNVHRAVFNSSAKISGASVHFVDKIYDHGKIIAQKAVDISDVQTPEDIAERVLKVEHELLPFVIKKISEDKILITENRVFIIN
- the purH gene encoding bifunctional phosphoribosylaminoimidazolecarboxamide formyltransferase/IMP cyclohydrolase, which codes for MKKFALISVSDKTGIVEFAKNLASLNFEILATGNTAKVIIENNIPCTEISNFTSFPEIFSGRVKTLQPKIFGGILMRRDIENDLKEAKENGIMPIDIVCVNLYPFPKVVDREDIDLVTKIENIDIGGPSLIRAAAKNYKFISILTKPEQYSDFISELQTGEISIHTKEKLASEAFSYTSYYDTLIANFLEKTFDQPKEAIRLNYKLTQSLRYGENPHQQASLFGEFDNYFEILHGKEISYNNIIDLVASVEIIQDLPENSCVIVKHTNPCGAGTSVNVLDAFNKAFSGDPVSAYGGIVSFNSVVDETLAAKLNEIFLEIICAPDFTKEALDLLFTKKNRRIVKVLKSLPHDEMMFKNIPGGLIAQGKDNSKIGENDLTIVTKNNPTKKEIEDLLFAWILCKHTKSNAIVYVKDQKVLGVGAGQMSRVDSAKIGAMKAKEFGHDLTGAVAASDAFFPFADGLVEIANNGVTAVIQPGGSVRDSEVIQAANERNLSMVFTGIRNFKH